The Castanea sativa cultivar Marrone di Chiusa Pesio chromosome 11, ASM4071231v1 genome contains a region encoding:
- the LOC142617371 gene encoding late embryogenesis abundant protein At1g64065 — MVEKEQVRPLAPATDLPSSDHDEAALYIQKLKRKRCIKCCGIISALLLLQAIVVIILIFTVFKVKDPIIKMNGVTITKLELINNTIPKPGVNMSLIANVSVKNPNVASFKYSNTTTTLFYHGSVVGEARGPPGKAKPRRTMQMNITVDIITDRLISNPNLQSDVGSGLLTMSSYSKIPGRVKMLSIIKKHVVVKMNCTMTVNISSRAIQDQKCKRKVSL, encoded by the coding sequence ATGGTGGAGAAGGAGCAGGTCAGACCACTAGCCCCGGCCACCGACCTCCCTAGCAGTGACCACGACGAGGCTGCCCTATACATACAAAAACTCAAGCGTAAAAGATGCATCAAATGTTGTGGCATAATCTCAGCTCTCTTGTTACTCCAAGCCATAGTGGTCATAATCCTAATATTTACTGTGTTCAAAGTTAAGGACCCTATCATCAAAATGAACGGAGTGACAATCACTAAGCTCGAGCTAATCAACAACACAATCCCCAAGCCTGGTGTCAACATGTCTTTAATAGCCAATGTGTCTGTGAAAAATCCAAACGTTGCATCTTTCAAATATAGTAACACCACCACAACCCTGTTTTACCATGGCAGTGTAGTTGGTGAGGCACGAGGGCCACCAGGCAAGGCTAAGCCAAGGAGGACCATGCAAATGAATATCACCGTTGATATTATCACAGACAGACTTATATCCAATCCCAATTTGCAATCGGATGTAGGGTCAGGGCTATTGACTATGAGCAGCTATTCAAAAATACCAGGGCGAGTGAAAATGTTGAGTATTattaagaaacatgttgttGTGAAAATGAATTGCACCATGACGGTTAATATTTCGAGCAGGGCAATTCAAGATCAGAAGTGCAAGAGGAAGGTTAGTCTTTAG